A single genomic interval of Sceloporus undulatus isolate JIND9_A2432 ecotype Alabama chromosome 2, SceUnd_v1.1, whole genome shotgun sequence harbors:
- the CCNJL gene encoding cyclin-J-like protein isoform X1, producing the protein MMAALSVCKVRIVCRLSAPKPLQELALPPYKSLSPLIWMRRYFADFLSLLSKRYELCPLTRHLAVYLLDLFMDCYDVNAIQLYAISVVCLLLASKFEERGDKVPMLEELNELSHRLGLGVILTKKELLKMELLLLKTINWNLCLPTPAHFIDYYLHVSVTAADRHNGCRITSKAEARYYIENYAHYFLEVSLQDHAFLAFRPSVVAAACVAASRICLKITPSWPILLHVVTQYSWEFIAPCVDLMLAAHDKDIRAAKKEKEQAVLLQQQQHMESLTFPIPAQVLFQPLPCYYPQAQHQNVPTHFQSPMQDLFAVYQASLQAPRSSSLASGNSTSPPSVSTAQATAEMVPFQTTPIQGPTVTMQVDISEDPAYYLSLVLGNSFFST; encoded by the exons GAGCTGGCACTGCCCCCATACAAGTCCCTTTCACCACTAATTTGGATGCGGCGCTATTTTGCCGACTTCTTGTCCCTCCTCAGCAAGCGCTATGAACTCTGTCCCTTAACCCGGCACCTTGCTGTTTACTTGCTAGATCTCTTTATGGACTGCTATGATGTTAATGCCATACAACTATATGCCATCTCAGTTGTTTGCCTCCTCCTTGCAA GCAAATTTGAAGAGAGGGGAGACAAAGTGCCTATGTTGGAAGAACTGAACGAACTTTCTCACAGGCTTGGCCTTGGTGTGATACTAACAAAGAAAGAGCTGCTGAAAATGGAACTGTTGCTCCTGAAAACAATCAACTGGAATCTGTGTCTGCCAACGCCAGCACACTTCATTGATTACTACCTCCATGTCTCTGTTACTGCTGCTGACCGACACAATGGCTGCCGAATCACATCCAAGGCTGAAGCCAGATATTACATAGAAAATTACGCTCATTACTTTTTGGAAGTCTCACTGCAAG aCCATGCTTTCCTCGCTTTCCGGCCTTCTGTGGTTGCTGCTGCTTGTGTGGCAGCCTCACGCATCTGCCTCAAAATCACACCCAGTTGGCCCATACTGCTCCACGTGGTCACACAATATTCTTGGGAATTTATTGCTCCGTGTGTTGATCTCATGCTTGC AGCCCATGATAAAGACATCAGAGCAGCcaagaaggaaaaagaacaagCAGTGCTacttcagcagcagcaacatatgGAAAGCCTTACCTTCCCGATCCCAGCTCAGGTTCTGTTCCAGCCTTTGCCCTGCTATTATCCTCAGGCTCAGCACCAGAATGTTCCCACTCATTTCCAATCTCCAATGCAGGATCTGTTTGCAGTTTACCAAGCATCTTTACAAGCTCCTCGATCGAGTAGCCTTGCCTCAGGAAATAGCACTTCACCACCTTCTGTCTCCACTGCACAGGCCACTGCTGAGATGGTTCCATTTCAAACCACACCCATTCAAGGGCCTACAGTCACTATGCAGGTAGACATCTCGGAGGATCCAGCATACTATCTGTCTTTGGTCCTTGGTAATAGCTTTTTCAGCACTTAG
- the CCNJL gene encoding cyclin-J-like protein isoform X2: MENEWWQDELAAEIHETLREKELALPPYKSLSPLIWMRRYFADFLSLLSKRYELCPLTRHLAVYLLDLFMDCYDVNAIQLYAISVVCLLLASKFEERGDKVPMLEELNELSHRLGLGVILTKKELLKMELLLLKTINWNLCLPTPAHFIDYYLHVSVTAADRHNGCRITSKAEARYYIENYAHYFLEVSLQDHAFLAFRPSVVAAACVAASRICLKITPSWPILLHVVTQYSWEFIAPCVDLMLAAHDKDIRAAKKEKEQAVLLQQQQHMESLTFPIPAQVLFQPLPCYYPQAQHQNVPTHFQSPMQDLFAVYQASLQAPRSSSLASGNSTSPPSVSTAQATAEMVPFQTTPIQGPTVTMQVDISEDPAYYLSLVLGNSFFST; this comes from the exons GAGCTGGCACTGCCCCCATACAAGTCCCTTTCACCACTAATTTGGATGCGGCGCTATTTTGCCGACTTCTTGTCCCTCCTCAGCAAGCGCTATGAACTCTGTCCCTTAACCCGGCACCTTGCTGTTTACTTGCTAGATCTCTTTATGGACTGCTATGATGTTAATGCCATACAACTATATGCCATCTCAGTTGTTTGCCTCCTCCTTGCAA GCAAATTTGAAGAGAGGGGAGACAAAGTGCCTATGTTGGAAGAACTGAACGAACTTTCTCACAGGCTTGGCCTTGGTGTGATACTAACAAAGAAAGAGCTGCTGAAAATGGAACTGTTGCTCCTGAAAACAATCAACTGGAATCTGTGTCTGCCAACGCCAGCACACTTCATTGATTACTACCTCCATGTCTCTGTTACTGCTGCTGACCGACACAATGGCTGCCGAATCACATCCAAGGCTGAAGCCAGATATTACATAGAAAATTACGCTCATTACTTTTTGGAAGTCTCACTGCAAG aCCATGCTTTCCTCGCTTTCCGGCCTTCTGTGGTTGCTGCTGCTTGTGTGGCAGCCTCACGCATCTGCCTCAAAATCACACCCAGTTGGCCCATACTGCTCCACGTGGTCACACAATATTCTTGGGAATTTATTGCTCCGTGTGTTGATCTCATGCTTGC AGCCCATGATAAAGACATCAGAGCAGCcaagaaggaaaaagaacaagCAGTGCTacttcagcagcagcaacatatgGAAAGCCTTACCTTCCCGATCCCAGCTCAGGTTCTGTTCCAGCCTTTGCCCTGCTATTATCCTCAGGCTCAGCACCAGAATGTTCCCACTCATTTCCAATCTCCAATGCAGGATCTGTTTGCAGTTTACCAAGCATCTTTACAAGCTCCTCGATCGAGTAGCCTTGCCTCAGGAAATAGCACTTCACCACCTTCTGTCTCCACTGCACAGGCCACTGCTGAGATGGTTCCATTTCAAACCACACCCATTCAAGGGCCTACAGTCACTATGCAGGTAGACATCTCGGAGGATCCAGCATACTATCTGTCTTTGGTCCTTGGTAATAGCTTTTTCAGCACTTAG